The genome window TCGACCCATTCATCCACCATAACTTGCTCCCAATGTGGatcttgtctctctttttgcTACTACACCTGACTTCTAAAAAACCTTTCTGCCAGACAGCTTTCTGCCAGAAATGGCTTTCTGACAGAAAGGCCTGAAGGCAAACTTCTCCCAATATCAATCTGACTTTAACAAATATTCCAGTTTCCTTTGTCCTGTCcctcacacaacatgcagacagTGCAGACAGCAGTCTAGTCTTCTTTTTACACACTTGTAGAATATGAATGAATTGGAAAAGTAAAGACATTCATATCGAGATACAAACTCCAGCCAATACACAAGGAAACACCGGAAAGCTACTCACAAGGACGcagacaatctgacaaagacacactggggAGAGCAGGTGTATATACACACGAGGGGCGGACACAATGAGACACAGGTGAAGacaatgaacaatcacacacatgggGAAGTCAAGACACTTAACGAGATAACACAGAACAGGAACTGAAAATAcccttcaaagtaaaacaggaaatgacagaacaGAACATAGACTAGGGCCTGACAGTACCCCCCCGACGGCTGGCTCCTGATGGCCCAGGATTGTGGGGGTGTTTGCGGTGGAAATCTCTTATGAGACCAGGCTCCACAAGGTTCCGGGTGGAGACCCAAGACCTCTCCTCCGGACCGTACCCCTCCCAGTCCACTAGGTACTGAAACCCCCTTCCACGGCGGCGGACAGCCAGCAACTTTCGGAACGTGTAAACTGGACCCCCATCAATGATtcgggtgggtggagggggccTGGCAGGTGGGACCAAAGGGCTGGTCTTCACCGGCTGAACCTAACTGATGTGAAAGGTGGGGTTAACCCGAAGGGACCTGGGAAGGTTGAGTCTCACAGACACAGGGTTAATAACTTTTGACACGGGGAATGGTCCAACAAAACGGGGGGCCAACTTACCTCTGTCCAGCCTGGTACTTGGgtgcagctctcctcctgttGGCAAACTTCTTATGGCTCTGAGAGGATCTGAGGAAGTTCTGTCAAGCCTGAGCCCACACCCGTCTGCAGCGGCGGACCATGGCGACCGCAGATGGAAGCTgacctccctctccagctccaaCCCAAAAACTCGACAGACATGAGACATGAACACCTCCGCCGTTTCCTTGGCGGAGGGAATCTTAGGTAGGAGTATGAACCGTACCATCTTGGAGAACCGGTCTACTACTGTAAGTACAGCAGTGTTACCCTCTGATGGGGGTAGCCCGGTCACTAAGTCGAGTGAGATGTCCGACCAGGGTCGCTGTGgcacaggaggaggctggagaaGACCAGCACTGGGGGCGTTCTTGCTCTTATTGTGTTCACAGGTAGGGCAGGCCGCCACATACTCATCGACATCACTCCTCATTCCTGGCCACCAAAACCTCTCACGGACCTGGGCCAGAGTTCTGCGGAAACCAGGATGACAGGAGATTAAGGAAGCATGAGCCCACGAAATCACAGGACCCCAAGGTTCGGGGGTGACAAACAATTTGTTGGTGGGTACCTCTGGAGGAATCAGAACTCCTGATTAGCCTTCTTGACCTGCTCCTCAATCCCCCAGGTAACACAACCAACCACACAATTCTCAGGGATAATGGTCTCTGGTGCTACCAAAACAGATTCACCCTTAAACAGTCTAGATAAAGCATCCGGCTTAGTGTTCTTAGAGCCGGGACAATAGGAAATGGTGAAATTGAACCTGGAGAAAAAGAGAGCCCACCTGGCTTCACGCGGGTTCAGTCTCTTAGCTGACCTGATGTATTCGATGTTCTTATGATCAGTCCAAACCAGGAAAGGTTGTTcagccccctccagccagtgtctccactcctcCAGAGCCAGCTTGATGGCCAACAGTTTGCGATGCCCCACATTATAGTTcctctcagaggaggagaacctGCGACACAGGAAAGCACAAGGGTGAAGTTTGTCATCCCTCTCTGACCATTGGAGAGCACCGCTCCTGCACCCAGGTCAGAGGCATCCACCTCTACAATGAACTGCCGTTTGGGGTCAGGAAGGATTAGCACTGGGGCGGAGACAAAGCTGTTCTTGAGTTTCTGGAAAGCTGACTCGGCCCGAGGAGACCAAAAGAACTGCACCTTGGAGGAGGTTAAAGCATGCAGAGGAGAGGCAATGTAACTGAAGTTGCGTACAAACTTCCTGTAGAAGTTAGCAAATCCTAGGAACCGTTGGACCTCCCGTCTGGACGCGGGAGTAGGCCACTCCTGCACAGCCCGGACATTCTCAGGATCCATGTCGACCCTCCCCTCAGACACCACGAACCCCAGAAAAGACACAGTGGGAACATGGAATTCACCCACATCACTGCCAGCGCCTTGGATGGCCACATACTCGGGCAAGTAACCCATCAAACAGTACCTTTGTATATTTTGCTTTCAGGTAACCATCATGAAACACTACAGTTTCATATTCTCTCCTCACCACAGATTCCCCTTATCCTAGGTTACCCCTGGCTCAGAAGACATAAACCCCATACTGACTGGGAGACGGGCGCCATCTTGGGTTGGAGTTTGGGGTGTCACCAGGTCTGCTTAAAAGAAGCCAGCTCTCCGCATGGTGCCTCACCCACGCCAGAAGCCCTGGACATCTCCAATGTTCCAGCGGAGTATCATGACTTCAGAGAAGTGTTCAGTAAGGCCAAAGCCACCTCCCTGCCGCCGCCCCTATGACTGTGCTATTGACTTACTCCCAGGCACAGCCCCGCTCAAGGGTAGCCTGTACTCCCTGTCTAGTCCTGAGAGGCAGGTCATGGAGGCCTAGATCAATGACTCCCTGGGAGCAGGGGTCATTCGGCCATCGTCTTCACCGGCGGGGGCGGGGTTCGTCTTCGTGGGCAAGAAGGACGGTTCCCTGAGACCCTGCATAGACTTCCATGGACTCAACAGGATAACAGTGAAGAACCAGTACCCCCTTCCTTTGATCTCCACGGCCTTCAAACTCCTGCAGGGGGCCGCCGTGTTCACCAAGCTGGACCTCCGCAACGCCTACCACCTGGTCAGGATCCGGGAGGGAGATGAATGGAAAACAGCCTTCAATACACCCACTGGGCACTACAAGTACCTAGTGATGCCATTTGGCCTCACTACAGGCTGTTTTCCAAGCCCTTGTCAATGACGTTCTTCGGGACATGCTGAAtaagtttgtctttgtttatttgaatgacATTCTCATCTTCTCCCGGACCCATGACGAACATGTGCACCACGTGCACCAGCGGTTCTGCAGCGCCTGCTGGAGAACTCCCTCTTTGTCAAGGCTGAGAAATGTGAATTCCACTCACCCTCTGTCACCTTCTTGGGGTACATCATTTCCCTTGGGAGCGTCAAGATGGATCCTGCTAAAGTCTCGGCTGTGACGTCCTGGCCTGTCCCCACCTCTCGTAAGGAGTTACAGCGCTTCCTGGGCTTTGCCAATTTCTACTGCCGGTTCATTAGGAACTACAGCTCCGTGATGGCTTCCCTGACAGCCCTGATGTTGTTGAAGGTGGGGATccagtggactccagagacaGCTAGGGCATTCCAGTCCCTGAAAGACCGGTTCACCTCCGCACCCATCCTGCAACTGCCAGATCCTGACCGCCAGTtcgtggtggaggtggatgccTCGGATGTAGGGGTGGGGGCTGTCCTGGGGGCTGTGGACAGACCACAAAAACCTGGAGTACATTCGCTCAGCGCAGAGGTTGAACTCCCGGCAGGCCAGGTGGGCTCTTTTCTTTACACAATTTAATTTTGTGTTCTCTTATTGTCCAGGTTCACGTGATGGCAAACCAGATGCTCTCTCACGACAgtttcaggaggaggagagagttcCCCAGGAGCCCACCTCGATCCTGcctgcttcctgtctggtgGCCCCAGTCCTCTGGGGAATAGAGGAGAGAGTCCGGGCTGCCAGTGAGGACCAGCCAGGTCCTAGTACTTGCCCTCCAGGGCTACTGTTCATTCCCCCCGCGCTGAGGCCGGATGTACTCCAGTGGGGCCACGCCTCAAATTTGTCTTGCCACCCAGGAGCCCACAGGACATGTGAGGTGGTCCGTTGGAGGATTTGGTGGCCTACACTGGAGGAGAACACTCGTCAGTACATCCAGGCATGCGCTGTCTGCAGTCAGAGCAAACCTTCGCATCAGGCACCTGCTGGCCACCTCCGTCCTCCCCCCGTTCCCCATCGACCTCTTTAGACTTTGTCACAGGATTGCCCCCCTCCAGTGGCAACACAGTAGTGCTGACGGTGGTGGACAGGTTCAGCAAGATGGCGCACTTCGTCCCCTTTGTCCAAGCTCCCATCGGCCAAGGAGACCGCTGAGCTGATGCTGCACCACGTCTCCTGCCTACATGGTCTCCCCAGGGATGTGGTGTCAGACCAGGGCCCCCAGTTCACCTCCATTTTCTGGAAGGAGTTCTGCAACCTGTTGGGAGTGACGATCAGCCTCTCCTCCGGGTTCCACCCCAAACCAACGGCCAATCAGAGCAACCAGGAGATGGAGGTGGCTCTTCGCTGTGTGGCGTCCTGCAACCCTTCGTCATGGTCCcaaaaacttctgtaggtggagTATGCGCACAACTCCCTGGTTAGTGCGGCCACCGGGATGTCCCCTTTCCAGTGTGTCTACGGCTATCGGCCTCCGTTGTTCCCCAGTGAAGAACAGGAGGCCTGCTGCCCCTCGCCCCAGTCATTCATCCAGTGCTGCAAACGCACATGGTCCCAGGTCCGCAATGCCCTGCTATGAGCTGTAGAGTGCTACTCTGCCCATGGCAACCGCTGTCGCTCCCCTGCACCAGAGTACCAGGTGGGGCAGAAGGTCTGGCTGTCCACCAATGACCTACCCCTCCAGGTTGAGTCTCACAAGCTGGCACCACAACTCATCGGACCTTTTTCCATCCAACGGGTCATCAACCCCACTGCAGAAAGACTCAACTTACCCCGGTCCATCCGCATCCACCCCATGTTCCATGTCTCTCGCCTGAGACACTGTAAGAACAGTCCCTTGGCCCCAGCAACacctgctccaccaccaccgCTCATCATCGAAGGAGGTCCAGCCTACACAGTCAAGAGACTACTGCAGTCTCACCTACGAGGCCAAGGAGTCCATTACCTGGTTGACTGGGGGGGATACGGCCCGACACATCCTGGACCCCGACCTCATCAAGGACTTCCACCAACGCCACCCTGATCAACCCGCCATTGCCGGGATCCGGAAGAGAGGCAGAAGAGTGCTGTCCCCAGAACCATCAGACAGTGAAGAAGCAGACCTGGTGAACCCCTCTCCACCCaatcccctccccacccaccaccTGCTCAAGGAGGACAACGGGACAGTGTCTGAGGAGTTCTGAGCCCCCCACCTTGGACTGTGTTTGGGACGTCAGGAGTCGTCCCTTGAGGGGGGGGTtctgtcacagtccagcatagcgattacctgtgctgcagctcttcagccatcgggagggtatttaagccacaCTGTCATTCTTCCCatttgccagattgtctttacatcatgccagactctccagtgTTCTTTTCCAGACTGATCTCCGGCGTCCGACCTCgcctgttcctgactactcCTTCCGTCCTAGCCCTGTGTTTGCGGGTGTTCAGATCTTACCGCCTCGGTGGTTTcaaagagcatattcctcctccGAGTGGATTCGACCACGCCGAAATCTGTCCGTGATTTCTGCAATCGATACGCTCTCCTCACACTAACTCCTTCTGAGCTTCTGAGCTCTCTGCTCACTATGGCACATTGTTGCTCCAGTTGTCCGTTTCCCCATATTCCCTGTAAATCAGCCggcactgcaattgggtcctccactagcccaTTACAGTTATACCCTTCATCCCTGTGGTGTGAGAAAAGTTGTCgtactgcttcttcttctcattatACAACATGTTGTTTTGAGGGTCAGTGACAAAGCAGTCCACGTTGTAGTTTCCTCCTGAAATGAcctaaaagaagagaaaacacacatcaaacacacatgttGATGGACAGGACATATGCTTGTACACATAGTGTTATTTTGTTGTGACATATGGACTTTAATTATGGTATTAAAATACAAGTAAAGGAACTGATGAGGGTGTCATGTGACCTCAAGACAGACAAATATATTTTGAAATGATGATATTCCAAAAACACCAGACTCATAACAGAGGGGCAGCTCCTCTGGTAGCATCATGAGGGGTCGCAGCCATCAGAGCAGCCTCACTCACCTGGAAGTCGATGTCAAACTTCATTTTCTCCAGTTCCTCGTAGAAACACTGCTTGTCATTGTCAGGGAGCTCAAACATGAGCTCAGTcccaaacaccacagacacatgcagcagcagcagcagcagacagcccAGTCCCAGGCAGAGCATGATGAagtcacacagagagacgcTGGAAGCTGCAGACGGTCTGTGGTTCCGATCAAaacacctctgcagctctgacgtGACACCAGCGCGACGCACTTCTGGGGAAGGCTTGTTTACTTGTTGGTAAATAATTAGCCCGCAGTCATGAAACGTGAATTGTTGCCAAAAAAGTCCCAGTTTAACCTCTGACTGAATTTCAGAGCAGTTAAAGCAAATAAGAAGAGACGGATTTCTGCGGCGTGTTTCCAGCAGACCAGCCCTAAAGTTTAcgtttcaaaataaatgtccacTATTTTAGGCCGGTCTTTTGGCTTatacaaacacactcccacacCTTTCACGTAAACACATAGATTGACTTTTTAAAACCAGAAGCCATttatgaggtttttttttatgagttGACAGACGCAAAGCGCAGCATGGCATTTCTTCTATGCATTCATTGCCGTGACAACAGAGATGCCATGACATTAAACaggctcttattttgaaaatcgCAGGGGGTGCACTCATAGACATATAAAGAATACACTCCGCGCCACGCCTCCTCTCCCGCACAGGGAATCATGTTGGGTCATTATTTGACAATTTGTCCAGTTCATAGTCAAGCTCTCGGTGATCTAAGTTCATCGCTAACAGCCTGAAATATGCAGAGTTACGCAGAGGTGATGAGAGACTTTGTGGAGAACCATGCGACCGTTCTCGCAGTTGCTTTTATTGCAGGTAAATCCATTCTTTTATGGTATTAACATCGTGTAATGACTATCATAAACAATCCTGATTTGCTTTGGAGCTCCAGACATATCTGCAGGGCTCTCAAGTTTTGAACTGAGCTCAGAGTGAGATTTTGGCGGCGGCGACGAAGGTGGGGACGGGGGTCTGATCTAATGAATGACACATAAAATcgtaaataaaaaaataaaatgtatttaattcagcatttcttagtGCAGGTGCGCTTGGTCTGTAACCCTCGCCCCACTCCCTCCTGCTCAGTACGTGCACACAGAAGCcgccacacatcatgtagttgaccaatcacgtgcggttgaaacagaaaaaaagtcgagaaaaaaaccccaaagcGGCTCCCgctccggctcccaggcaggagtCGGCTCGATcgctctaagagccgtttcgtTCCGGACCGACACATCACTGATTCCTCTACCTGTTcactgttataaaaaaaaaaaaaaataaataatagcggcgcaacttggtgggcgttatcctggtaatttctctgAGTGAGTAATAGGAGGTGtggcgtgtgagtgtgtgaagggTTGAAATGCGCGTGTCTCATGCCCAATGCGCGAGACTTCAGAGCTTTGAGATAACAAGAACCAAGATCTTACGCAAAGAAATAGAGTAAAAAGGCAAATGACAAAAGAATAAGGCAGATTCAGTTGCATGTAATGTTGTTGTGAACGCTCTGTTTACAGTGTTTACTTTGTCTCTTCGGCCAGGGGCAGGTCTGCTGGCCTTGCGGAGGTGGATGGCTGGTGGAGTGTGTCGGAGCAAGGTCAGGCTGGATGGGAAAACGGTGCTGATCACTGGAGCCAACACTGGCATTGGGAAGGAGACGGCACTGGACATGGCCCAGAGAGGTCAGACCACAGAGtgttacacactgtgtgtttgtgcacctcGCTGTTAGGACCCCTCTGCCATCACGCTGTGCATTGCTGTTCAGATTTCAATTACACTGACACATTGGTTTCTTCTGTTAGGGGCCAGAGTGATCCTCGCCTGCAGGGACATGACCAGAGCCCGCATTGCAGCTGACGACATCCGGCAGCGGAGTGGAAACGGCAACGTGGTGGTAAAGAAGCTGGACCTCGCCTcgctgcagtctgtcagagaCCTGGCTAAAGATGTCCTGGAGAATGAGGCACGTCTGGACATCCTCATTAACAATGCAGGTATTTTGCAGTGGTTGTCCCTtactcagccagcagcagtaaATATCACAAACATCATCACAGTTTCAAGGGCACATTGAGGACTTGAGCAAAATGGATGAAAAGGCGTCCGATGTGTTTCAGCCGGCTCTGTTTACTAGagctgtcctctcctctgatgttgaagtgtttttgttggttGTTAGGTATCGCGCTGTGTCCCAAGTGGATGACTGAGGATGGCTTTGAAATGCAGTTTGGCGTGAACCACTTGGGACATTTTCTCCTCACCGACCTTCTCCTTGACCTACTGAAGAAGTCAGCTCCAAGTCGCATCGTCATCGTGTCCAGCATGCTACACGAGAGTGGTAAAGTGACTCATTTCAGTCCTTCAACACACCTGTGAATGTTGTGAACAGAGGAGattttttgtctccttttcagTCTCTGATCAGATCGTTTCATCCTTAAAATGAAAGGACTGTGGTTGGGTTTCATGACAGGTGTAGCAGATAAAACTAAAGCATGATTGTTTCTTGATTTCAATGGTAATTCCTGCTTAAAGACCGCGTTGAATTGTTTCTCTGCAGGCCGCATACACTTTGACGACATCAACCTTGATAAAGACTACGACGGTCAAGTGAGCTACAGCCAAACCAAGCTGGCAAACGTGCTCTTCGGCAGAGAGCTGGCTGCAAGGCTGCGAGGTTGGCGTCCAATTCAAAAATGTGTACTGCATGTTATTATTAAACAGATACATGTCATTGTCTCCCATTAACATAGTCAGAGTAGTACAAATCCCTTCTTAGTTTTTTACTTCCTGTTCTTgtgtctctgttcctctccctGTGTTAATTGTCTTGTGATGTTTTATGCATTGAAATTGACTTTATTTGATGCATCTGTCCCATCAGGCACTGGTGTGAACGTGTACAGTCTTCACCCTGGGGTCATCCACACAGAGTTAACTCGCCACATGTTGGCCTCTTTCGCCCTGTGGAAGAGGGTCATAGCCCGTCTACTTTACTTCCTGGTCAAAAATCCCTGGGAAGGAGCTCAGACCACCATCTACTGCGCTGTGGACGAGAGCCTGGCCAACTCCAGCAGCCTCTACTACAGGCAAGTACACCTGCAGTAAAACTGGACTGAGTGTGAAGAGAAACCTCATTCGTTCAGTGGTGTTAAtagctgcagaggtctggaaTTCAGTCCgctttgcatgtctgtgtgcatatgttctTTGTCCACTGTGTAATGACACAGCAATTGTACAATAGATTAGATTATGACCACTCTGTATGTGACTTCTGCTGATCTTTTCATCCTATTTCATTTCTTCCATCATACAGTGACTGCGCCCCCAAAACGCCGGCCCCGCAGGCTCTGGATGATGCCGCAGCCAAGAAGCTGTGGGACCTCAGTGCTTCCATGGTTGGTCTGGGTTAAACACAACAGCCTGCCCAGCTTTTATCACCCATTCCTCCTGCCGGAGTCACTGTTGTTTGCGCGGGTGGATAAAGCACAgcaatgtgttttattattgaATGCAGAAGGGTTTTGCACTAAGAAGGCTAATTTCATCGACTCAGATCTTTTAGACCTGAAATGATTTGCTGAcgagtgaaaatgttttgcacTATTTAATCTCAGACTCGTCAGTTGTTTGAATATTGCACTTGCATAATCTGCATTATATTTTGTGCTTTATCTGATATATCTACAGAATGATGCTATATCCTTATCAAAAGAGGCAATACTTTTGCTTTTTAATCAACCATCTTGGATGATGGATTGCATTTTAATGAGCGATTGCTTTTATACATTTAGTCTGATTCGTGCTGCAAATTCCAAGAGACATTTAACACTTAAAACTTGCTGCTTTTATTCATGGTATTGAACAACAACCTCcaacatacagtaaaatgaTTGTATAAGCAGCAAGTGGTGAGAGGAGTGCTGCActtcagaggagagaggatcCTCCACCTGGTGTAGAAAGGGAGTGGACGCctcagggacagagaggagttAGGAAGAAGCCAGTAGATCCAGAAGAGACGACAGCTTAGCGAgtgtcctcctgtgtgtgtgtgtgtgtgtgtgtgtgtgtttgttgtttgttgctgtttgttgtgctgCAACGAGatcattttggtgttttgttgctttcattCTTTGAAGTGAGAATTGAACTCTGTGCCTTTTGTTAAATGAACttgctgaaaatgaacagtACAGAAATGTCGATCAGAGCTGTGAGCGATGTTAATCTTCTGGCAATAAACATCTGATTGAAATCCATTTTTCCCTGGCAGTTATTGAACATCAGGTGCATGACTGAAACTCCTATAGATGGGTATTTATGGAAAACTGATGGCTTTAAATGAGAAAAAGTATCCACAATGTCACTGctaacagaaacaaagagaaccTTTCAGCTTTTGTGACCTGCTTATCAACACGTTTTAAGATGAAGATGTGCTGAAAAACAGGGAGAACAGAAAATGCTAGTCTGAGCTCCAGAACTCTGAAATACATCCAGATGAAAAGCAAATGGATTGAAACAGCCCAGAATGGCTTTCAAGAATAAAGAATCAACAGTGTAAAGGAGGTTAGGGTCCGGGCTAGTTCGTGTCAGGTTTATGCAGGAGACAAGATGCTGTGTCGGTCAGAACACAGGAATAATGACAATACGCTGGACTCTCTTTCCCAGCAGATCCAATggctgtggtgtttttattgtggACACCCAGTGTTGTTAACAGTTCTGCAAATAACAAGAAACCACATGATACATCaccttaataataataacatttaatAACATAAATGGGAAAAGTATACACAACCCTCCATACATGTTAACTGGTCCAGTAGCGCCCTTTGCTGGCTAAACCAAGCGTGCAATGAACACGCGCACCTGACGCACATGATGCACATGTTGGCCCTTCGCTGAGCAGTTAACTACCGATCGCACCAGCAATACCAACTGTTggttaaccacacacacaattactcaTTAGCCGCTGCAGAAACCACACTATTTGTAAACGATgttaaacaacagaaaacaaatttctaGCGGCGGAGAAACACTTATTTGTAAATTAACGACGTGCATCTTAAGAAACAATACAGAAACGATACTCACTTCAAGCATCCACTTAACTCTCAGGAtgccacaacaaaacacacttccaaataaaaaacaacCTTAGTTCCAGGCGAAATAACACTAAATCTCCACAGGTGTAAAtgaaggtggagaaggagaaaggaaaaaaatgcccGACGGTGCGACTGCAGGCTGTGCTCAACTACGGTCCCAGGTGACTCATTACTTCCCcggagaaggaggaagggacCTATACACACGccctcagaatcagaatcataGCCTTTTATACATCCACCATGATGAATTTTCCACCATTAAGATTTTGACTGTATCAACACCAAAATGCCTACACAGCACTGTGGGACTGAGATACACGTCCATTATAAATGAGCAGGATCAGTAGAAAAATATggccaccatcaaccaaaaaaaaaaaattaaaaaaaatcaagaggCAATCTGGCCAGCGAAACTGGCTCTGGACCATTCAGAATAAACTGTGCATGTTGAGTAGCCTGTGTGGGGTCAGTGTAGGCTCTGGTTCAAATTGACAGCACATGACAGAAGTTTGTCTTCAGAGctctctgccagaaagcctttctaaaACATTGAGAAAGGATCTACCCAAACTATGGTCTTTTCTAAAACCTAAtcaagcagttttttttttcacttgccAGTGAAAACTGAAAGTAAGCAGTCTGAAAATAATAAGCCAACACCGACTTTTGTATTCACACAGGAAACTAACTCTGGCCTCCTGGGTGAAAATCCTGTTTTCTGAATGTGGACCTCGTCTCTCTTTATGCTACTACACCTGACTTCTAATAGCCTTTCTGCCAGACAGCTTTCTGCCAGAAATGGCTTTCTGACAGAAAGGCCTGACGGCAAACTTCTCCCAATATCAATCTGACTTCAACAAATATTCCAGTTTCCTTTGTCCTGTCCCTCACACAACATGCAGCCAGTGCAGACAGCAGTCTCGTCTTCTTTTTACACACTTGTATATAAAGAATATGAATGAATTGGAAAAGTAAAGACATTCATATCGAGATACAAACTCCAGCCAATACACAAGGAAACACCGGAAAGCTACTCACAAGGACGcagacaatctgacaaagacacactggggAGAGCAGGTGTATATACACACGAGGGGCGGACACAATGAGACACAGGTGAAGacaatgaacaatcacacacatgggGAAGTCAAGACACTTAACGAGATAACACAGAACAGGAACTGAAAATAcccttcaaagtaaaacaggaaatgacagaacaGAACATAGACTAGGGCCTGACAGTACCCAAAGGGCTGGTCTTCACCG of Chaetodon auriga isolate fChaAug3 chromosome 1, fChaAug3.hap1, whole genome shotgun sequence contains these proteins:
- the LOC143324612 gene encoding retinol dehydrogenase 11-like, whose translation is MQSYAEVMRDFVENHATVLAVAFIAGAGLLALRRWMAGGVCRSKVRLDGKTVLITGANTGIGKETALDMAQRGARVILACRDMTRARIAADDIRQRSGNGNVVVKKLDLASLQSVRDLAKDVLENEARLDILINNAGIALCPKWMTEDGFEMQFGVNHLGHFLLTDLLLDLLKKSAPSRIVIVSSMLHESGRIHFDDINLDKDYDGQVSYSQTKLANVLFGRELAARLRGTGVNVYSLHPGVIHTELTRHMLASFALWKRVIARLLYFLVKNPWEGAQTTIYCAVDESLANSSSLYYSDCAPKTPAPQALDDAAAKKLWDLSASMVGLG